The Streptomyces spororaveus genome includes a region encoding these proteins:
- a CDS encoding HAMP domain-containing protein: protein MESGAAVRRTGTRPKGGRSRRSGTTEVDTAALNRLLTALVSMRDGNFRKRLTVSGEGVMAEIAAVYNEVADRNLHLTGELSRVRRMVGREGKLSERLETGACEGSWAAAIDASNQLVDDLARPVSEVGRVLSAVAEGDLDQRMDLRTQAAEGAGHPLRGEFLKVGRTVNNLVDQLSAFTDEVTRVALEVGTEGKLGGQAQVRGMSGSWKDLTDSVNTMAYRLTAQVRDIALVTTAVAKGDLSRKVTVHVAGEMLQLKNTVNTMVDQLSSFSSEVTRVAREVGTEGELGGQAKVPGVAGVWKDLTDSVNTMAGNLTAQVRGIAQVTTAVANGDLSQKVRVSARGEVAQLAETINQMTETLRTFADEVTRVASEVGAKGLLGGQAQVPGAAGTWKDLTDSVNTVFRNLTTQVRDIAQVTTAVANGDLSQKVTVDVAGEMLELKNTVNTMVDQLSSFGAEVTRVAREVGVEGELGGQAQVPGAAGTWKDLTDSVNTAFRNLTGQVRNIAQVTTAVANGDLSQKVTVDVSGEMLQLKNTVNTMVDQLSSFADQVTRMARDVGTEGRLGGQARVEGVSGTWKELTDSVNFMAGNLTSQVRQIAQVTTAVARGDLSQKIDVDARGEILELKNTINTMVDQLSAFAEQVTRVARDVGTEGRLGGQAQVPGVAGVWRDLTDSVNGMAGNLTSQVRNIAQVATAVARGDLSQKIDVDARGEILELKNTLNTMVDQLSNFAEQVTRVAREVGTEGILGGQAEVKGVSGTWKDLTQSVNFMANNLTSQVRNIAEVTTAVAMGDLSKKITVDAKGEILELVTTVNTMVDQLSSFAEQVTRVAREVGSEGILGGQARVRGVTGIWKDLTDNVNLMANNLTSQVRNISQVSAAVANGDLTKKVTVEARGEVAQLADTVNTMVKTLSSFADEVTRVAREVGTEGRLGGQAHVPGVSGTWKDLTDSVNFMASNLTGQVRQIAMVTTAIAKGDMTKKIDIDARGEILELKTTINTMVDQLSSFADQVTRVAREVGTEGILGGQARVRDVDGTWRDLTESVNEMAGNLTRQVRAIAAVATAVTRGDLNLKIDVDAAGEIQVLQDNINTMIANLRDTTLANKEQDWLKGNLARISALMQGRRELDDVASLIMSELTPVVSAQHGAFFLALPAGGTTEIGTEGGADGSYELRMRGSYAYAGGQMPISFRPGEGLIGAVAEEKRMILVENTPPGYLKISSGLGEAPPAHVIVLPVLFEGKVLGVIELASFTPFTQIQKDFLSQIAEMIGTSVNTISVNSKTEMLLKQSQEMTEQLRERSDELENRQKALQAANAELEEKAELLAQQNRDIEVKNTEIEEARQVLEERAEQLAVSMRYKSEFLANMSHELRTPLNSLLILAKLLADNAEGNLSPKQVEFAETIHGAGSDLLQLINDILDLSKVEAGKMDVSPTRIALVQLVDYVEATFRPLTAEKGLDFSVRVSPELPATLHTDEQRLLQVLRNLLSNAVKFTDGGAVELVIRPAGADVPAAIREQLLEAGSLREADADLIAFSVTDTGIGIAASKMLVIFEAFKQADGTTSRKYGGTGLGLSISREIARLLGGEIHAASEPGRGSTFTLYLPLHPSELPPQGYAPPTPGGARGELYRRSLDGGRPARPGNQAGPAVVPSVQAQPVRPALSAAEPGGQGQGGGSALFRRRRKAPSDLEPRTAVPGQPNVVGAEDGWGSAEDELPVVPRTYDFHDEKVLIVDDDVRNVFALTSVLEQHGLAVLYAENGREGIEVLEQHDDVTVVLMDIMMPEMDGYATTSAIRRMPQFAGLPIIALTAKAMKGDREKAIDSGASDYVTKPVDPDYLLSVMEQWMRGK from the coding sequence GTGGAGTCTGGCGCAGCGGTGCGGCGTACGGGAACGCGGCCGAAGGGCGGGCGTTCCCGGCGCAGTGGCACGACGGAGGTCGATACCGCCGCTCTGAACCGGCTGCTCACGGCCCTGGTGTCGATGCGGGACGGGAATTTCCGCAAGCGGCTGACGGTGTCCGGCGAGGGCGTGATGGCGGAGATCGCCGCCGTCTACAACGAGGTCGCCGACCGTAATCTCCACCTGACCGGGGAGCTGTCCCGGGTGCGGCGGATGGTGGGCCGCGAGGGCAAGCTGAGCGAACGGCTGGAAACGGGTGCCTGTGAGGGCTCCTGGGCGGCCGCGATCGACGCCTCGAACCAGTTGGTGGACGATCTGGCCCGGCCGGTGTCCGAGGTGGGCCGGGTGCTGTCGGCGGTGGCCGAGGGCGATCTGGACCAGCGGATGGATCTGCGGACGCAGGCGGCCGAGGGGGCCGGGCATCCGCTGCGCGGGGAGTTCCTGAAGGTCGGGCGCACGGTCAACAACCTGGTCGACCAGCTGTCGGCGTTCACCGACGAGGTGACGCGCGTGGCGCTGGAGGTGGGCACCGAGGGCAAGCTCGGTGGTCAGGCCCAGGTGCGCGGGATGTCGGGTTCCTGGAAGGATCTGACCGACTCCGTCAACACGATGGCGTACCGGCTCACCGCCCAGGTGCGTGATATCGCTCTCGTCACGACGGCGGTCGCCAAGGGCGATCTGTCGCGCAAGGTCACGGTGCACGTGGCCGGCGAGATGCTCCAGCTGAAGAACACCGTGAACACGATGGTGGACCAGCTGTCGTCCTTCTCCTCCGAGGTGACCCGCGTGGCCCGCGAGGTGGGTACGGAGGGCGAGCTGGGCGGGCAGGCGAAGGTGCCCGGGGTCGCGGGCGTGTGGAAGGACCTGACCGACTCGGTCAACACCATGGCTGGGAACCTGACGGCGCAGGTGCGCGGGATCGCGCAGGTGACGACGGCGGTCGCGAACGGTGACCTGTCGCAGAAGGTACGGGTCAGCGCGCGCGGCGAGGTGGCGCAGCTGGCCGAAACGATCAACCAGATGACCGAGACGCTGCGGACCTTCGCGGACGAGGTCACGCGCGTGGCCAGCGAGGTCGGGGCCAAGGGTCTGCTGGGCGGTCAGGCGCAGGTGCCGGGTGCGGCGGGGACGTGGAAGGACCTCACCGACTCGGTGAACACGGTCTTCCGCAACCTGACCACCCAGGTGCGGGACATCGCGCAGGTGACGACGGCGGTGGCGAACGGCGATCTGTCGCAGAAGGTCACGGTCGACGTGGCCGGCGAGATGCTGGAGCTCAAGAACACCGTCAACACGATGGTGGACCAGCTGTCGTCCTTCGGTGCGGAAGTGACGCGTGTGGCCCGTGAGGTCGGCGTCGAGGGTGAGCTGGGCGGTCAGGCGCAGGTGCCGGGTGCGGCGGGGACGTGGAAGGACCTCACCGACTCGGTGAACACCGCTTTCCGCAACCTGACCGGGCAGGTGCGCAACATCGCGCAGGTGACGACGGCCGTGGCCAACGGCGATCTGTCGCAGAAGGTCACCGTGGACGTCTCCGGCGAGATGCTCCAGCTGAAGAACACCGTGAACACGATGGTGGACCAGCTGTCCTCCTTCGCGGACCAGGTCACGCGGATGGCGCGGGACGTGGGTACGGAGGGCCGGCTCGGTGGCCAGGCCCGGGTGGAGGGGGTGTCCGGGACCTGGAAGGAGCTCACCGACTCCGTCAACTTCATGGCCGGGAACCTGACCTCGCAGGTGCGTCAGATCGCGCAGGTGACGACGGCGGTGGCGCGGGGCGACCTGTCCCAGAAGATCGACGTGGACGCCCGGGGCGAGATCCTGGAGCTGAAGAACACCATCAACACGATGGTCGACCAGCTCTCGGCCTTCGCCGAGCAGGTGACCCGGGTGGCCCGGGACGTGGGTACGGAGGGCCGGCTCGGCGGCCAGGCGCAGGTGCCCGGGGTGGCCGGCGTATGGCGTGACCTGACGGACTCCGTGAACGGCATGGCCGGGAACCTGACCTCGCAGGTGCGCAACATCGCGCAGGTCGCGACGGCGGTGGCCCGCGGTGACCTCTCGCAGAAGATCGACGTGGACGCCCGGGGCGAGATCCTGGAGCTGAAGAACACCCTCAACACGATGGTCGACCAGCTCTCGAACTTCGCGGAGCAGGTGACGAGGGTGGCCCGCGAGGTGGGTACCGAGGGCATCCTCGGCGGCCAGGCGGAGGTGAAGGGGGTCTCCGGTACCTGGAAGGACCTCACGCAGTCCGTCAACTTCATGGCGAACAACCTGACGTCCCAGGTGCGCAACATCGCCGAGGTGACCACGGCCGTGGCCATGGGCGACCTCTCCAAGAAGATCACCGTCGACGCCAAGGGCGAGATCCTCGAACTGGTCACCACCGTCAACACGATGGTGGACCAGCTGTCGTCCTTCGCGGAGCAGGTGACGCGGGTGGCCCGTGAGGTGGGCTCCGAGGGCATCCTGGGCGGTCAGGCGCGGGTGCGCGGGGTGACCGGCATCTGGAAGGACCTGACCGACAACGTCAACCTGATGGCCAACAACCTGACCTCGCAGGTGCGCAACATCTCCCAGGTCTCGGCGGCGGTCGCCAACGGCGACCTGACGAAGAAGGTCACGGTCGAGGCGCGCGGCGAGGTCGCGCAGCTCGCCGACACCGTCAACACGATGGTGAAGACCCTGTCGTCCTTCGCGGACGAGGTCACCCGGGTGGCCCGCGAGGTGGGCACGGAGGGCCGGCTGGGCGGTCAGGCGCATGTGCCGGGCGTCTCGGGGACGTGGAAGGACCTCACCGACTCGGTGAACTTCATGGCCTCCAACCTCACCGGTCAGGTGCGGCAGATCGCCATGGTCACGACCGCCATCGCCAAGGGCGACATGACCAAGAAGATCGACATCGATGCCCGGGGCGAGATCCTGGAGCTGAAGACCACCATCAACACGATGGTCGACCAGCTGTCGTCCTTCGCCGACCAGGTGACGAGGGTGGCCCGCGAGGTGGGTACCGAGGGCATCCTGGGCGGCCAGGCGCGCGTCCGGGACGTCGACGGGACCTGGCGGGACCTGACGGAGTCCGTGAACGAGATGGCCGGGAACCTCACCCGGCAGGTGCGCGCGATCGCGGCCGTGGCCACCGCGGTGACCCGCGGCGACCTCAACCTGAAGATCGACGTGGACGCGGCGGGCGAGATCCAGGTCCTGCAGGACAACATCAACACGATGATCGCGAACCTGCGCGACACCACCTTGGCCAACAAGGAGCAGGACTGGCTCAAGGGCAACCTCGCCCGGATCTCCGCCCTGATGCAGGGCCGCCGGGAGCTCGACGACGTGGCCTCGCTGATCATGAGCGAGCTGACCCCGGTGGTCTCCGCGCAGCACGGTGCCTTCTTCCTGGCGCTGCCGGCCGGCGGGACCACCGAGATCGGGACGGAGGGGGGCGCGGACGGCTCGTACGAGCTGCGGATGCGCGGGAGTTACGCGTACGCGGGCGGTCAGATGCCGATCTCCTTCCGGCCGGGGGAGGGGCTGATCGGGGCGGTCGCCGAGGAGAAGCGCATGATCCTCGTCGAGAACACCCCGCCGGGCTACCTGAAGATCTCCTCGGGTCTGGGCGAGGCACCGCCGGCGCACGTGATCGTGCTGCCGGTGCTGTTCGAGGGGAAGGTCCTCGGCGTCATCGAGCTGGCCTCCTTCACACCGTTCACGCAGATCCAGAAGGACTTCCTCAGCCAGATCGCCGAGATGATCGGTACGAGCGTCAACACCATCAGCGTCAACTCCAAGACGGAGATGCTGCTGAAGCAGTCGCAGGAGATGACCGAGCAGCTGCGCGAGCGCTCCGACGAGCTGGAGAACCGGCAGAAGGCCCTGCAGGCCGCCAACGCGGAGCTGGAGGAGAAGGCCGAGCTGCTGGCCCAGCAGAACCGGGACATCGAGGTGAAGAACACCGAGATCGAGGAGGCCCGGCAGGTCCTGGAGGAGCGCGCCGAGCAGCTCGCGGTCTCGATGCGCTACAAGTCCGAGTTCCTGGCGAACATGTCGCACGAGCTGCGGACGCCGCTCAACTCGCTGCTGATCCTGGCCAAGCTCCTCGCCGACAACGCGGAGGGCAACCTCTCGCCGAAGCAGGTGGAGTTCGCCGAGACCATCCACGGCGCGGGTTCCGACCTGCTGCAGCTGATCAACGACATCCTCGACCTGTCGAAGGTCGAGGCGGGGAAGATGGACGTCTCACCGACCCGGATCGCGCTGGTCCAGCTCGTGGACTACGTGGAGGCGACCTTCCGGCCGCTGACGGCGGAGAAGGGCCTGGACTTCTCGGTACGGGTCTCCCCGGAGCTGCCCGCCACCCTGCACACCGACGAGCAGCGGCTGCTGCAGGTGCTGCGCAACCTGCTGTCGAACGCGGTGAAGTTCACCGACGGCGGGGCGGTGGAGCTGGTGATCCGGCCGGCCGGCGCCGATGTGCCGGCGGCCATCCGCGAGCAGCTGCTGGAGGCCGGGTCGCTGCGGGAGGCGGACGCGGACCTGATCGCCTTCTCGGTCACCGACACCGGGATCGGGATCGCCGCGAGCAAGATGCTGGTGATCTTCGAGGCGTTCAAGCAGGCGGACGGGACGACGAGCCGGAAGTACGGCGGTACCGGGCTGGGGCTGTCCATCAGCCGGGAGATCGCCCGGCTGCTGGGCGGTGAGATCCACGCGGCCAGTGAGCCCGGCCGGGGGTCCACCTTCACGCTGTACCTGCCGCTGCACCCGAGCGAGCTGCCTCCGCAGGGGTACGCGCCGCCGACCCCCGGCGGTGCCCGCGGCGAGCTGTACCGCAGGTCCCTGGACGGTGGCAGGCCGGCGCGGCCGGGAAACCAGGCCGGGCCCGCGGTCGTACCGTCGGTGCAGGCGCAGCCGGTGCGGCCGGCGCTGTCGGCCGCCGAGCCGGGAGGGCAGGGGCAGGGCGGCGGGTCCGCGCTGTTCCGGCGCCGGCGCAAGGCGCCGAGCGATCTGGAGCCGCGTACGGCGGTGCCGGGCCAGCCGAACGTGGTGGGGGCCGAGGATGGCTGGGGCAGCGCGGAGGATGAGCTTCCGGTGGTGCCCCGGACGTACGACTTCCACGACGAGAAGGTACTCATCGTCGACGACGACGTACGGAACGTCTTCGCGCTCACCAGCGTGCTGGAGCAGCACGGACTGGCCGTGCTGTACGCGGAGAACGGACGGGAGGGCATCGAAGTCCTGGAGCAGCACGATGATGTGACGGTCGTGCTGATGGACATCATGATGCCCGAGATGGACGGGTACGCAACGACTTCGGCGATCCGGCGGATGCCGCAGTTCGCCGGGCTGCCGATCATCGCGCTGACGGCGAAGGCGATGAAGGGGGACCGGGAGAAGGCGATCGATTCCGGTGCTTCCGACTACGTCACCAAGCCGGTCGATCCCGACTACCTGCTGTCGGTGATGGAGCAGTGGATGCGCGGCAAGTGA
- a CDS encoding SpoIIE family protein phosphatase: protein MPTAKVSNLAPDVQPRRRRLVITARAAASFDPLGRSVAAARGFVRDTLHGWGFADIVDDAVVLTSELVTNAVVHAGTRAEVLCLRADGGVRVEVADRYPERELPLQHPGERPYADPDRENGRGLMLCAALATRWGVEYTATHKHVWFRLDLPDRPVGTRSAGPVVPDQLLPLADSRVRVAVLQIDSADSISAWNEDAEHIFGHPAEKALGRPLAELAAWPQTPGTGTGIAEALRLSRWEGSYGVRGADGRVIPVFASHLRVRDAHGEPSIVCLLVHDDERALLQTPVRVPASDSGHFTEARPTDPFEVFIGSPAPDDLDGLLQRTVERARDLLDADSAFLLLATDDETELEVRATTGLPSTRQRFARVPVEAGTNRYGSARMPAVHDDLIASPGAVPLLEATGMRSAVTVPLKVEGRLTGSLGVAAETPGRYSNEEALHLQFAADRIALGELERLRRGSLSFLVEASDLLAGTLDRDQTLALMAQMTVPTLATWCAVYTIADQSSDPYLSYVLHEDEERIDGLKELLSQVSMPEPVREAGARPWPEATAAVGGETVVLPLLARNRVIGMLTLGKPREEHFRQEILELAEDLSRRAALALDNARLYSERTAISRSLQRSLLPPGSPAIPGMEVEVIYRAAGEGNEVGGDFYDVFPIRDGAYGFAIGDVCGTGPEAAAVTGLARHALRLLAREGLGGPAVLQRLNAAILDEGARSRFLTLLYGELHPQPDGGALMKVVCAGHPLPLRLRPNGQVDAAADPQPLLGVIDDLDLYEQTLTLDPGDVLLCVTDGVTERREGTRMLGDDGLAEVLTTCTGLTAGAVASRVLRAVERFAAEPASDDMAILAFRVPEQRTGE from the coding sequence ATGCCGACCGCGAAGGTAAGTAACCTGGCACCCGATGTCCAACCGCGTCGAAGGAGACTCGTGATCACGGCACGGGCGGCTGCCAGCTTCGATCCCCTCGGGCGCTCGGTCGCCGCCGCCCGCGGGTTCGTCCGCGACACCCTGCACGGCTGGGGCTTCGCGGACATCGTCGACGACGCGGTGGTCCTCACCAGCGAGCTCGTCACCAATGCCGTGGTCCACGCCGGCACCCGGGCCGAGGTCCTGTGCCTGCGCGCCGACGGCGGCGTACGGGTCGAGGTCGCCGACCGGTACCCGGAGCGCGAGCTCCCCCTCCAGCACCCCGGCGAACGCCCCTACGCCGACCCCGACCGCGAGAACGGCCGCGGCCTGATGCTGTGCGCCGCCCTCGCCACCCGCTGGGGCGTCGAGTACACCGCCACGCACAAGCACGTGTGGTTCCGCCTCGACCTGCCAGACCGGCCGGTCGGTACCCGCTCCGCGGGCCCCGTGGTCCCCGACCAGCTGCTGCCCCTGGCCGACAGCCGGGTCCGCGTCGCCGTCCTCCAGATCGACTCGGCCGACTCCATCTCCGCCTGGAACGAGGACGCCGAGCACATCTTCGGCCACCCCGCCGAGAAGGCACTCGGCCGCCCGCTCGCCGAGCTCGCCGCCTGGCCCCAGACCCCCGGCACCGGAACCGGCATCGCCGAGGCCCTGCGCCTGTCCCGCTGGGAGGGCAGCTACGGCGTCCGCGGCGCCGACGGCCGCGTCATCCCCGTCTTCGCCTCGCACCTGCGGGTCCGCGACGCCCACGGCGAACCGTCCATCGTCTGCCTCCTCGTCCACGACGACGAGCGCGCCCTGCTCCAGACCCCGGTACGGGTCCCCGCCTCCGACAGCGGCCACTTCACCGAGGCCCGCCCCACGGACCCCTTCGAGGTCTTCATCGGCTCCCCGGCCCCCGACGACCTCGACGGGCTCCTCCAGCGCACCGTGGAGCGCGCCCGCGACCTCCTCGACGCCGACTCCGCCTTCCTGCTGCTCGCCACCGACGACGAGACCGAGCTGGAGGTCCGCGCCACCACCGGCCTGCCCTCCACCCGCCAGCGCTTCGCCCGCGTCCCCGTCGAGGCGGGCACCAACCGCTACGGCTCCGCCCGCATGCCCGCCGTTCACGACGACCTGATCGCCTCCCCCGGAGCCGTCCCGCTCCTGGAGGCCACCGGCATGCGCTCCGCCGTCACCGTCCCCCTCAAGGTGGAAGGCCGTCTGACCGGCTCGCTCGGCGTCGCCGCCGAAACCCCCGGCCGCTACTCCAACGAAGAGGCCCTCCACCTCCAGTTCGCCGCCGACCGCATCGCCCTCGGCGAACTGGAACGCCTGCGCCGCGGATCCCTCTCCTTCCTCGTCGAGGCCTCCGACCTGCTGGCCGGCACCCTCGACCGGGACCAGACCCTGGCCCTCATGGCGCAGATGACCGTCCCGACCCTCGCCACCTGGTGCGCCGTCTACACCATCGCCGACCAGTCCTCCGACCCGTACCTCTCCTACGTACTCCACGAGGACGAGGAGCGCATCGACGGCCTCAAGGAGCTGCTCTCCCAGGTCAGCATGCCCGAACCGGTCCGCGAGGCCGGCGCCCGCCCGTGGCCCGAGGCGACCGCCGCGGTCGGCGGCGAGACGGTGGTCCTCCCCCTCCTCGCCCGCAACCGCGTGATCGGCATGCTCACCCTCGGCAAGCCGCGCGAGGAGCACTTCCGCCAGGAGATCCTCGAACTCGCCGAGGACCTCTCCCGCCGGGCCGCCCTGGCCCTCGACAACGCCCGCCTGTACTCCGAGCGCACCGCGATCAGCCGCTCCCTGCAGCGCAGCCTGCTGCCGCCCGGCTCCCCCGCGATCCCCGGCATGGAGGTCGAGGTCATCTACCGCGCGGCCGGCGAGGGCAACGAGGTCGGCGGCGACTTCTACGACGTCTTCCCCATCCGCGACGGCGCGTACGGCTTCGCCATCGGCGACGTCTGCGGCACAGGACCCGAGGCGGCCGCCGTCACTGGCCTGGCCCGGCACGCGCTGCGCCTGCTGGCACGCGAGGGCCTCGGCGGCCCGGCCGTCCTGCAGCGCCTGAACGCGGCCATCCTCGACGAGGGCGCCCGAAGCCGCTTCCTCACCCTCCTCTACGGCGAGCTCCACCCCCAGCCCGACGGCGGCGCCCTGATGAAGGTCGTCTGCGCGGGCCATCCGCTCCCGCTGCGCCTGCGCCCGAACGGCCAGGTCGACGCGGCCGCGGACCCGCAGCCGCTGCTCGGTGTGATCGACGACCTGGACCTCTACGAGCAGACCCTCACCCTCGACCCCGGCGATGTGCTGCTCTGCGTCACGGACGGCGTGACCGAACGCCGCGAGGGCACCCGCATGCTGGGCGACGACGGCCTCGCCGAGGTCCTCACCACGTGTACGGGCCTCACGGCGGGCGCGGTCGCCTCCCGCGTCCTGCGCGCGGTGGAACGCTTCGCCGCCGAACCGGCGTCGGACGACATGGCGATCCTCGCCTTCCGCGTCCCGGAGCAGCGCACGGGCGAGTAG
- a CDS encoding HdeD family acid-resistance protein — protein sequence MTVPPDAAAPKHTQGDPEDMLKHVGSTWHWALGFALATLIPGILILVWPDETLHILAVIIGLQFLVAGAFRFVTAFGHSRDGGSRLAGVLIAMLAFLAGVLVLRHPMQTIGALSLIIGVFWLLSGVLAAYTAIADHTLVHRGLQFGLGALGAVAGIVVLCFPVDSAVALTRLLGLWLVLLGVFELVMAFALRSATRRITPARPE from the coding sequence ATGACCGTACCCCCCGACGCAGCGGCACCGAAGCACACGCAGGGCGACCCCGAGGACATGCTCAAGCATGTCGGCAGTACGTGGCACTGGGCACTCGGCTTCGCCCTCGCGACCCTGATTCCCGGCATCCTGATCCTCGTCTGGCCCGACGAGACCCTGCACATCCTGGCCGTCATCATTGGTCTGCAGTTCCTGGTGGCGGGTGCCTTCCGCTTCGTCACCGCCTTCGGGCACAGCAGGGACGGCGGCAGCAGACTGGCGGGCGTCCTGATCGCCATGCTCGCGTTCCTGGCCGGTGTCCTCGTGCTGCGTCATCCGATGCAGACGATCGGCGCACTGTCCTTGATCATCGGCGTGTTCTGGCTGCTGTCCGGAGTGCTCGCGGCGTACACCGCGATCGCGGACCATACGCTCGTGCACCGGGGCCTGCAGTTCGGCCTCGGCGCTCTCGGCGCGGTCGCCGGAATCGTCGTGCTCTGCTTCCCGGTGGACTCCGCTGTGGCCCTGACACGGTTGCTGGGGCTCTGGCTCGTCCTGCTCGGCGTCTTCGAGCTGGTGATGGCCTTCGCTCTGCGTTCCGCCACCCGCCGGATCACACCTGCCCGTCCGGAATGA
- a CDS encoding ribonuclease J — protein sequence MSHPHPELGPPPKLPKGGLRVTPLGGLGEIGRNMTVFEYDGRLLIVDCGVLFPEEEQPGIDLILPDFSSIRDRLDDIDGIVLTHGHEDHIGAVPYLLREKPDIPLIGSKLTLALIEAKLQEHRIRPYTLEVKEGEREALGPFDCEFIAVNHSIPDALAVAIRTGAGMVVATGDFKMDQLPLDNRLTDLHAFARLSEEGIDLLLSDSTNAEVPGFVPPERDISNAIRGVFAGAQKRIIVASFASHVHRIQQILDAAHEYGRRVAFVGRSMVRNMGIARDLGYLKVPAGLVVDVKTLDDLPDDEVVLVCTGSQGEPMAALSRMANRDHQIRIVPGDTVILASSLIPGNENAVYRVINGLTRWGANVVHKGNAKVHVSGHASAGELLYFYNICKPRNLMPVHGEWRHLRANAELGAMTGVPKDRIVIAEDGVVVDLIDGKARISGKVQAGYVYVDGLSVGDVTEASLKDRRILGDEGIISVYVVVDSSTGKVVTGPNIQARGSGIDDSAFSSVIPKIEEAIARAAADGVAEPHQIQQLIRRTMGKWVSDGYRRRPMILPVVVEV from the coding sequence TTGAGCCATCCGCATCCGGAACTCGGTCCGCCGCCGAAGCTGCCCAAGGGCGGCCTCAGAGTCACCCCCCTGGGTGGTCTCGGTGAGATCGGCCGCAACATGACCGTCTTCGAGTACGACGGCCGCCTGCTGATCGTCGACTGCGGCGTCCTCTTCCCCGAGGAGGAGCAGCCGGGCATCGACCTGATCCTGCCGGACTTCTCGTCCATCAGGGACCGCCTCGACGACATCGACGGCATCGTCCTCACGCACGGCCACGAGGACCACATCGGCGCCGTCCCCTACCTCCTGCGGGAGAAGCCGGACATCCCGCTGATCGGCTCCAAGCTGACGCTGGCCCTCATCGAGGCCAAGCTCCAGGAGCACCGCATCCGCCCCTACACCCTTGAGGTGAAGGAAGGCGAGCGAGAGGCCCTCGGCCCCTTCGACTGCGAGTTCATCGCGGTCAACCACTCCATCCCGGACGCCCTGGCCGTGGCCATCCGTACCGGCGCCGGCATGGTCGTGGCCACCGGCGACTTCAAGATGGACCAGCTCCCGCTGGACAACCGCCTCACCGACCTGCACGCCTTCGCGCGTCTGAGCGAGGAGGGCATCGACCTCCTCCTCTCCGACTCCACGAACGCCGAGGTCCCGGGCTTCGTCCCGCCCGAGCGCGACATCTCCAACGCCATCCGCGGCGTCTTCGCGGGTGCCCAGAAGCGCATCATCGTGGCGTCCTTCGCCAGCCACGTGCACCGCATCCAGCAGATCCTCGACGCCGCCCACGAGTACGGCCGCCGGGTCGCCTTCGTCGGCCGTTCGATGGTCCGCAACATGGGCATCGCCCGTGACCTGGGCTACCTGAAGGTCCCGGCCGGTCTCGTCGTCGACGTCAAGACCCTCGACGACCTGCCGGACGACGAGGTCGTGCTGGTCTGCACGGGCTCCCAGGGCGAGCCGATGGCGGCCCTGTCCCGCATGGCCAACCGCGACCACCAGATCCGGATCGTCCCCGGCGACACCGTGATCCTGGCGTCGTCCCTCATCCCGGGCAACGAGAACGCGGTCTACCGCGTGATCAACGGTCTGACCCGCTGGGGCGCCAACGTCGTGCACAAGGGCAACGCCAAGGTGCACGTCTCGGGCCACGCCTCGGCCGGCGAGCTGCTGTACTTCTACAACATCTGCAAGCCGCGGAACCTGATGCCGGTCCACGGCGAGTGGCGCCACCTGCGCGCCAACGCCGAGCTCGGTGCCATGACGGGCGTCCCGAAGGACCGCATCGTCATCGCCGAGGACGGGGTCGTCGTCGACCTGATCGACGGCAAGGCCCGGATCTCCGGCAAGGTCCAGGCCGGCTACGTGTACGTGGACGGCCTCTCGGTCGGCGACGTCACGGAGGCCTCGCTCAAGGACCGCCGGATCCTCGGCGACGAGGGCATCATCTCGGTCTACGTCGTGGTGGACAGCTCCACCGGCAAGGTCGTCACCGGCCCGAACATCCAGGCCCGCGGCTCCGGCATCGACGACTCGGCCTTCTCCTCGGTCATCCCGAAGATCGAGGAAGCCATCGCCCGCGCCGCGGCCGACGGCGTCGCCGAGCCGCACCAGATCCAGCAGCTCATCCGCCGCACCATGGGCAAGTGGGTCTCGGACGGCTACCGCCGCCGCCCGATGATCCTCCCGGTCGTCGTCGAGGTCTGA